A genomic window from Solanum dulcamara chromosome 11, daSolDulc1.2, whole genome shotgun sequence includes:
- the LOC129874019 gene encoding protein LONGIFOLIA 2-like, whose product MLSSITEENKDLHKKIGCMNGLFQLFDRHHFLIGKHLHGQNHKRLLPGAMDRMETKCTMQPATEKTPREVAKNKLSHSSESSKANLNLEQSKRPQQEQPSSSQRNLLESPSKTLPYKQPSSPSHSGRRSPDLRDVVKDSMHREARSLAVKTVTKIEGKVHVMKHIDSPRPFQQPNCGRPSDGTRHVTAKFREAPRNSRDDLKHSPRDHPRFSYDERDSREVMRSSIRLKDLPRLSLDSREQSFRSSASESRSNFLLGDHKRSSSVVAKLMGLEALPNPIPSNEVETVIPKSFSTNDSVSVSTKTAEKSKNNQVTRFPQINEKDFGSPRMKSTNLIMRVASTSRLPLEPAPWRQPEASRTSYKSSARNTDVELSIQRPKLSSSVYGEMEKRITELEFRKSGKDLRALKQILEAMQKTRARLDVQTEEQADSDANLEIVQKRQQCNLLSPTIKGTRAPKREDTADKKTWKDVTPRVKNVRESGWLLPSPDKKTKEGTSRAVQNPTLRQPKEGSHPALGRNSGTVSPRPLPKKKQSCPTTTSPEFSRVRRQSIKQSKESGSSKKRMQAKPNNLFRVDEELSEISSGTRNFSEQSDATSLQSESNNSLSSHADGEVTSRNHSFRVNAKRLEDSKDKSNMVRLNEDRPMAELAISTIEQPSPVSVLDATFYEEDSPSPVKKKTTAFRVEDAADELWYLDYQDHSPYSTRIDLGTEITTQKKLARIKDLVHQLRLLDSSYEASTDQLGSLSQNHNPDHRYITKILLASGLLKDVDSVSTVIHFQSSGHMIDPKLFHILEQTEECVMSGNGHSKTSARTEFNQKMHRKNVFDTVDEILSRKLASESCLLQGQDCLSAQKLQKELKSDIDQLNAKKVGMDSEEDELISILNADMRHQSDDWTNGESEIPSLILDVERLIYKDLITEIVSDEAREQQIRTRRHCRQLFTN is encoded by the exons ATGTTATCTTCTATAACAGAGGAAAATAAAGATCTGCATAAGAAAATTGGATGCATGAATGGATTATTCCAATTGTTTGATCGACACCATTTCCTCATTGGCAAACATCTCCATGGTCAAAATCACAAAAGGCTACTCCCAG GTGCCATGGACAGGATGGAGACCAAATGTACAATGCAACCGGCTACG GAAAAGACTCCAAGGGAGGTAGCCAAGAACAAATTGTCGCATTCAAGTGAGTCATCCAAGGCCAACTTAAATCTTGAACAAAGTAAAAGGCCACAACAAGAGCAACCTTCCAGCAGTCAAAGAAACTTACTAGAATCTCCTTCGAAAACCCTGCCATACAAGCAACCAAGTTCTCCATCTCATTCTGGCCGGCGATCTCCTGATTTACGGGATGTTGTAAAAGACTCAATGCACAGGGAAGCCCGTAGTTTAGCTGTAAAAACTGTCACCAAAATAGAAGGTAAAGTCCATGTAATGAAGCACATTGATTCTCCAAGGCCATTTCAGCAGCCAAACTGTGGGAGGCCATCTGATGGAACTAGGCATGTAACTGCTAAGTTTCGTGAAGCACCTCGTAATTCAAGAGATGATCTAAAGCATTCACCAAGAGATCATCCACGTTTCTCATACGATGAAAGAGACTCGAGAGAAGTGATGCGTTCTTCAATAAGGCTAAAGGACCTTCCCAGACTCTCACTGGACAGTAGAGAACAGTCTTTCAGGAGCTCTGCCTCTGAATCcagatcaaattttcttttagGGGATCATAAAAGATCTTCTAGTGTTGTAGCAAAGCTGATGGGATTGGAAGCTTTACCAAATCCCATTCCCTCAAATGAAGTTGAGACAGTAATACCTAAGTCTTTCTCTACCAATGATTCTGTTTCAGTCTCGACAAAAACAGCTGAAAAGAGCAAGAATAATCAAGTCACACGGTTCCCTCAGATTAATGAAAAGGATTTCGGCTCCCCACGAATGAAATCTACCAATTTAATCATGAGAGTAGCATCAACTTCACGGCTTCCACTAGAACCTGCTCCCTGGAGGCAACCGGAGGCCAGCAGAACCTCCTACAAGTCATCTGCAAGAAACACAGATGTGGAACTGTCGATTCAGAGGCCAAAGCTATCTTCCTCTGTCTATGGTGAAATGGAGAAAAGGATAACTGAACTTGAGTTCAGAAAGTCTGGAAAGGATCTCAGAGCTCTAAAGCAGATTCTTGAAGCAATGCAGAAGACTAGAGCAAGGTTAGATGTCCAAACAGAAGAGCAGGCAGACTCTGATGCGAATTTGGAAATAGTGCAGAAAAGGCAGCAATGCAACCTGCTATCTCCAACCATAAAGGGAACTCGAGCACCAAAAAG AGAGGATACAGCTGACAAGAAAACTTGGAAAGATGTGACACCTAGAGTGAAAAATGTCAGAGAGTCTGGTTGGCTTCTTCCTTCACCAGACAAGAAGACCAAAGAAGGAACATCAAGGGCAGTGCAAAACCCGACATTACGCCAACCAAAGGAAGGAAGCCATCCTGCATTAGGAAGGAATTCTGGAACTGTAAGTCCAAGACCACTACCGAAGAAGAAGCAATCTTGTCCGACAACTACATCACCAGAGTTCAGCAGGGTAAGAAGGCAATCAATTAAGCAATCCAAAGAATCAGGCTCTTCAAAAAAGAGAATGCAAGCAAAACCCAACAATCTGTTCCGAGTTGATGAGGAATTGAGTGAGATCAGCAGTGGCACAAGAAATTTCAGTGAGCAAAGTGATGCAACTTCTTTACAATCAGAAAGCAACAACAGTTTGAGCTCCCATGCAGATGGAGAAGTCACAAGCAGAAATCATTCCTTTAGGGTCAATGCTAAAAGACTAGAGGACTCTAAAGACAAA AGTAACATGGTGAGGCTGAATGAAGACAGACCAATGGCTGAACTTGCAATTTCTACAATTGAACAGCCAAGTCCTGTCTCAGTGCTTGATGCCACATTCTATGAAGAAGATTCACCATCTCCTGTGAAGAAGAAAACGACTGCATTTAGAG TTGAGGATGCTGCTGATGAGTTATGGTACCTAGATTACCAGGACCATTCACCTTACAGCACGAGGATAGATCTTGGCACTGAGATCACCACCCAGAAGAAATTAGCGCGCATTAAGGACCTGGTTCACCAACTCAGACTTTTGGACTCCAGCTACGAAGCAAGTACGGACCAGCTTGGATCCTTGAGCCAGAATCATAATCCTGACCACAGATACATCACCAAAATACTACTGGCATCTGGCCTTCTCAAGGACGTGGACTCTGTCTCCACAGTCATTCACTTTCAGTCGTCTGGCCATATGATTGATCCAAAGTTGTTTCATATCCTGGAACAGACTGAGGAATGCGTTATGTCAGGAAATGGACACAGTAAGACAAGTGCTCGAACAGAGTTTAATCAGAAAATGCACAGAAAGAACGTCTTTGACACAGTCGATGAGATACTTTCCCGCAAACTAGCTTCAGAAAGCTGTTTATTGCAGGGACAAGATTGTTTAAGTGCACAGAAACTCCAGAAAGAACTGAAGTCAGACATAGACCAACTCAATGCTAAAAAGGTTGGCATGGACTCTGAGGAAGATGAATTGATAAGTATCCTAAATGCAGATATGAGGCATCAGTCAGATGATTGGACAAACGGTGAAAGTGAGATTCCATCATTGATTTTGGATGTCGAGCGCTTAATATATAAAGACCTTATTACAGAAATAGTTAGTGATGAGGCCAGAGAGCAGCAAATAAGAACAAGGAGGCATTGTAGGCAACTATTTACTAACTAA